Below is a window of Populus alba chromosome 2, ASM523922v2, whole genome shotgun sequence DNA.
GTGGATACCTCATTTAGCATAAGGGACAAATCAGACACAGAGAAGATACAAAAAAGGTAAGAAACACTCACTTTCATGAAGATAAAGCCATGTTTTCTGTTCTGTTTGTTATTTAAACTGGACGTGGTGTCTTCTCCCAAAGGAGGCGGCACCAATTCCTTAGTTTCATCTGGCTGAAGTTGAAGTTATTATAAGCATTTCCCCTTTCGTTCAGGGTCCTTCAATATTTTCTCAAGTTTTTCCCTCTTCTGCCTCTCTGttccccctttttttatttttcctgataTCCCTATGTTAAAGAGAAAAATTTAGATGATGCTGATACCTTTTGCAGTTGCTGCATCTACCAAACTATTATTGTATAATGGACTTGACAAGAGAAGGGGGGCAATTTCTCCCCTTAGTTTTTCCTAAAAATTCATAACAACCCTTATTTGTTTAGAAGTTAAAATTTGCCCCCTTATTTAGACATTCGCCCCCATATTTCTTGAAACTTGTGCCTCGGCTCTTAACTAATCTACTAtataatggtgttttttttttaacaaaatagttGTGTATGAAACTACTGTTTAAATGGACTATATAGTGActgtttcaattaaatttatgatttaattttgttgaagTACAACTTCGCTTTTTAGAGCAATACTATGTTATGTAATAGTGCATAACGAAATAGTCCTTTCACTTTTCCCTCTCACAGGGAGATTTCCTCTACTCAAACTTTCTTTTCTGGTGTGTTATAAGAAGTTGAAGTTGAAATGGAAAATGCGATTTCAAATTAACAATGGGAAATAAACTATTTGTTCACTATATATTATCTGATTAGGTTTTTAAATTGAGGCCAACTTTCCTGTGTCCTGTGTATGTTATGAAATTTACTTTATCTTGATGTTGTTATGTTATCTTTATTAATCAAACAGCTCAAAATAGCGTATTTCTTCGTTGTGCTGTTAGGTTGAACCAAACAATTGTAGATGCCTGCAAATGGTCAGCTTGTTTGCAAACTGTAATGCCTACTTCTCCGGTCACAAATAACGAAAACGATGCTGAACTGCACTTGGGGTTGGAGGTTAGTGGTAAAATACACGAGTTAAAGAGTCAAATTTCACTGACACAAGTGCTTGCAGAAGACCTTGAGTATCTGTATCATGCGCTACTGCACCTTCAAAGTCATCCGAGCACTGGCAATAAACACTAACTAGAGCTTTTACATTCTGGTACATTCATCCTCCAaattgaaaaagagagagaagggtaTGGTcagttaaaaaatcattattagatGGAGGTTCACAAACTAGAGAATTCTTGTTTTGGCTGCTATATCAAAAGCTTATGATAGCTCCATTTTCTGGGGGCAATATGTGTACCAGAGTTTTTTTTAGCTCTTTCTGTAGCTGCAGATTGACCTTTGCTAACAGAGATGTTGAGAAACAATTTTGCCatccatatatatattcagGGCATAAGATTTTATCGACCTGTTGAAATTAggggtgttttgttttttttttaacgttccAGCATGCGCCAACATATGATTCATTAAATATGTTTAGAACCTTTGCACCTTGTTTTAACTTCAAGGGGAATGAGCTTGCTGCAATTCAATagttgcaaaataaaaaaaaggttttttcaaTGAACGGATCAAATACCTCACGAACGTGTGCTATttgcaatatttattttattattttcttgaaaaaaaatcaagttgtgGTAAGAGTTcgtttatttttgtctttttaagaaaaaaatgcaaaaaagaaataagtttTCTATCTGTTTCCAGAAATTGAACAGGGAAGTGATCGCAAGACCCTTAAGATTAGCctttttaacattataaaaaatagaagataaggtgttttttctttaagttACCTCATGAAatgttatttattataataatatttttttattaaatctaaaattttattttttaatattttatttattaaagattgaatttaatgatttattacaatttactttttataaagttattttagttttataatatatGTCTTGGATTTAATGAATTAACCtagttcatttaatttatttattttaattggtttactttcaatgttattttttaacattggtaatttgatagataagaaattaagtttgataatttattttggtttgaagctattaaaatatcaagaaccatgagtttattaaaaattgagattaataagttattataattttttttctatggaattattttagtttcattaCCTAAATTAGAGGTTTGAAAAGCTAATATGTGTTGAATCgagtctattttttaatttacttttttataaagttattttgatattataattcaAGTAATAAGTTTCACTTGTTAGTCAAGAtcaacttaagtttttttttattgtttttttttaatattaaattaattaaaattaaattttataatttattttttataaaattatcctgattttataattcaaattataaatttcacatgttaaaatgaatttgaattatttgttttgaatttggtttttttatttttcctaaaaaTCCAAGTTATTTTGATGGCATTCCTCCGTTGGAGAGCCAATGATCTAGTACTTCTCAAAACAGAATCAATGCGGCATCATTTTTcgtaaaaaggaaagaaaaaaaaatattatacgtGGATTTGAACATTTCGACCTCTCATACCCTGCCATGTAATAAAAAAACGTCACCCTAGGAAAACAAGAAATTCAACCATGTACGACTCAAAGAAAACATCACGGCTCGTCATTTCGACAAATCAAATTATTCCACCTCGGATAAAACACATGGTAAATCAATGGGGTTCCCTTTCCTCTATCAActctcatttaaaaaatcctACTGCAGGAATTGGCATATAAATACCTCTTTTAATTCCCTTTTAAGCTAAGTGCAAGAAACAAAaagcagagaaaaaaagaaacgagGAAGAAAATGGAGAGGTATAATCAGATCTGGTATGCCTTAGGCACTATGGCTTTGTTAGCCGTTTCAGCCTTAGCAGACGATGTTGTTGTGTTAACAGAAGATAACTTCGAGAAGGAAGTCGGTCAAGACAAAGGCGCTCTCGTTGAGTTCTACGCTCCTTGGTCAGTGATTCTTAGCTGATCTCTCAAATCATCCTAGTTTTTATTAAGCTGAGATTAGTTCTTTAGATGCTGAAATGATCGTGATTGGTTGATCCATATTCCATAGATCTGTTTGTGATTTTGCTATTTTCATTAATCtagtttttttcatattattacgAAACTTGTAGATTCTTGATCATGTGATTAGCCATTAGTTAAAGAAATGATTAATGAATTTTAGCGGGATCATTCAAGAATTTGGTGAGAAGGACGAAATTGTAATTTTGAATGTCATAGGTGTGGGCACTGTAAAAAGCTAGCTCCTGAATATGAGAAGCTTGGAAGCAGCTTTAAGAAGGCAAAGGCTGTTTTGATCGGAAAGGTCAGccttattattattcattgtttttttcttcatattggtCAACGCAAATAACTATTTTGATCCTTGCTGGAAAATAGGAGCTGCTGTTTTTGTCAGAGATTTATTGACACCTCACCTTACTTCGTTACTGTGTGAATTGTTGATGATGTGGTGCAGGTGGACTGTGATGAGCATAAAGGTGTATGCAGCAAATATGGGGTCTCTGGATACCCAACTCTTCAATGGTTTCCTAAAGGATCGCTCGAACCTAAAAAGTGAGAATTTTATTAAACTTCACCGATATTAATGTCCAAATTTAATGCTTTACATGAAATGCGAATTTGTGGTTTATATATAATAGGTATGAAGGACCACGAACTGCAGAAGCTCTAGCTGAGTTTGTCAATAATGAAGGAGGTactgctgcttcttctttttttaaattaatctcccCTTCTCACCTAAGCGTATCTGATAAAACTGGTCTATCTGCTATAGTGTTTGACTTATTGCATCTTCAAGGAATTGTTTTACAAAAGCAATACTTCTGTAATCTTGTCATCAGCATCATGTGAACTGGAAAAAAACACTAGAGGTTTCTCATGGGCTATGTTATTTACAGGGTCAAATGTGAAGATAGCGGCAGTTCCATCCAGTGTAGCGGTGCTAACTGCtgataattttaatgatattgtCTTGGATGAAAACAAAGATGTTTTAGTTGAGTTTTACGCACCCTGGTAAGCTCCCATCCTTTTGTATGCTGACCACTGTTAGTAACCATAGTGATCTTGAGTTTTTGTTAAATCTCCCTTTTTCTCAATCTTGAAGGTGTTATATGTTGGTGATTTACAATTTCTACTTCTTACAGGTGTGGCCATTGCAAAAACCTGGCTCCTGTATGTACAGCTCCTTCTTCCTTccattccctttgtaatttgTGTGCGTGTGTGCGTGCGTGCATGAAAGTATGTAGGAATATGTGATTTGCTAACCTGCTTGTTATCTGGGCAGGTTAGCATTGTTCCCATTTTTGTTAGATACAAATCATTCCTGAAgtcattttttaaacttttttaaggGTACAATTcactaaacaaacaaacaaataaaagccAGCTCTCTCCTCTTCACttatcttctctctctctcgcctCTTTGCTCTTTGTTGCTTGTGTCTATTTCTGTGATTCTTTTCCTATTGAAAGAGTTCTTTCAATTTTCTGTAAGGTTATATGTGAAAAGCCATAATGCGAGATAAGAAGGATGTggtggagaaagagagagatgatCAAACACTATACATCTGGGAGAGTGtttaggtttaattttttagctAACTTGCCCAAATACTAGGCAAGTTTGTAAATCACATGAGTGGGTGAGTGCATGTGTGTTCGTGCGCCCTTTGTTGTTCATGGTTCTATCCAGGTCTTTCCTGCAATGATGATCTGGAATTTGCTGGTTTGTTCCTTCAGATTTATGAAAAGGTAGCCACAGCGTTTAAATCTGAGGAAGATGTCGTGGTTGCCAATCTAGATGCTGACAAATATAAGGATCTAGCTGAAAAGTAAGGGCAAACTTTTCTGGTtagctaattgttttttttttttatgaaaagggTTCTCCACATTAGTAGCGGACAATGCTAATGATCCATGCTACATTCAGGTATGGAGTAAGTGGATTCCCTACATTGAAGttctttccaaaaggaaacaaagCTGGGGAAGAGTACGAGGGTGGGAGAGATTTGGATGACTTTGTTGCTTTCATCAATGAAAAGGCTGGAACCAGTCGTGATGGTAAAGGACAGCTAACCTCCAAGGTTGGTTATCACAAAGGATGGAAGTTTAatccttttgttgttgttgactGAATCTTTTAATCGTGTTATGTTTATGTACTTGATAGGCTGGTATAGTTGAAAGTTTGGATGTCTTGGTAAAAGAGTTTGTAGCTGCTGGTGATGATGAGAAGAAAGCAGTCTTTTCCCGAATTGAAGAGGAAGTTGAGAAACTCAAGGGTTCCACAGCAAGGTACTTCATGGCATGGTCACATCTAGTGTTTATAATTCATTTTGGCTTGTATTGATATCCTTACAAAATCACTCAAAATTGTCATGTCTTTTGCAATTGACTTACTTTATTCTTGTTAAATCTCTAGTTAATGGAAAACTTAACCACATGTTATTCCATGTTTATAGGCATGGAAAGATTTATTTGAAGGCTGCCAAGACTTGTATGGTGAAAGGTGCTGATTATGCCAAGAATGAGATTGAGCGGCTGCAGCGTATGCTTGAAAAGGTAAGATTGATAGATTGTCTCTCTTAGTTGAAGCATGCCATGTTTGTAATAGGAGTCAAACAGTTATATTTTGACTTTTTTAGATAGCAGTGAGTTGGAACAATATTCATAATAAGATCATACATAATCATACCATAGGGCTTTCATGTTATTTTAGAGAACTCCAATTGGGAGGTTTGGATGACAGATCATGATAAGAACTTTTGCATGAGTAGAAAATGAGTTTTGAGTAAATACGTGAAAACTGTGATGACTGTTAATTGATCTTATCTTTTCCTTTGTTGATGGTGCAGTCAATAAGCCCGGCAAAGGCAGATGAATTCACCCTGAAGAAGAACATTCTATCAACTTTTGCTTGATCTCCTGATCTTTTGTTTCACTCTTCAATATTTTGGGGGTAAACATCATCCAGCTACCCAACCCCAACCTTCATTTTGAAGTAATATGGGCAAGTCTTCTTCTCGCAGTTAAATCTGTATCCCTTGGATTTAGACTGAGCAGGTTCATTATAACGAAATGATTTTGAGAAACCTTTAACTGGCTCGTGAAGTATATTTATATGCCTTAATTTTTACGTTtgtaccttttattttcagtggAGAAACTTCTAATTTTCGAATGAATCTCGCATTAGACAAATGAATATCTGCCAATTGATCTGTTGTGATCGATTGAACGTATGTTCAAGTATCTTGAGAAGTTTAGTTATGTTCTGCTAGTTTAGCCTGTATGGACCATCCTTGTTGGCTATTATATGGAGTGTGACTGTTCTGGAATAATTTGGAAGCCCTCGCCATTGTTAACTGGCGATGATCTTATTGATGTTTACACCTAAAATCATCCATTTTCTGTAGAGAGCTCAAGCCCAAGTTGCGCTTGCTTGTTGAGTGATCTTGCACTTAACACCCTACACAACATTTTATGTAGAGGCCGAATTTCTCTTTACCTTTTGACGCCATGTTAATACTATCAATCTTGTCATTTATGCCATGTCAAGATCATACCCTAATGGTATGTTTGGTACAGTAATATGATGTGATATAATCAAATGTGGTGAAATGGgatcatatgtttttattttgttgcaaTACTTCTACTAATGTAATGGAGGCTTCGATGAAGTTTTGTTTTAGTCTGTGTgattaaacaatattattttatttttatttacaccTTTTCCTTACTTCAAGTTGTTTCGGTAGCTGAACTTTAGAAAAATTACATTTAGTTTGCAATCACAAAAGTAGATAAATTACATTTAGTTTGCAATAACAAAAGTTGTTTATGGAGAGGGGAAATAATTATGTAGATGgcctgttattattattattattattattcttattgttgttgttgttgttgttgttgttgttgttgttgtttgcgtattttgattaattttacgaattttaaagtta
It encodes the following:
- the LOC118046849 gene encoding probable protein disulfide-isomerase A6, which translates into the protein MERYNQIWYALGTMALLAVSALADDVVVLTEDNFEKEVGQDKGALVEFYAPWCGHCKKLAPEYEKLGSSFKKAKAVLIGKVDCDEHKGVCSKYGVSGYPTLQWFPKGSLEPKKYEGPRTAEALAEFVNNEGGSNVKIAAVPSSVAVLTADNFNDIVLDENKDVLVEFYAPWCGHCKNLAPIYEKVATAFKSEEDVVVANLDADKYKDLAEKYGVSGFPTLKFFPKGNKAGEEYEGGRDLDDFVAFINEKAGTSRDGKGQLTSKAGIVESLDVLVKEFVAAGDDEKKAVFSRIEEEVEKLKGSTARHGKIYLKAAKTCMVKGADYAKNEIERLQRMLEKSISPAKADEFTLKKNILSTFA